Genomic window (Syngnathus scovelli strain Florida chromosome 14, RoL_Ssco_1.2, whole genome shotgun sequence):
AACGAGCAAGCTAGGTGTTAGCTACTCTAGCGTTAGCTGCCACGAGCGTGCCGAATAAACAGGCTTGAATCTACTAGTTTGCGGTAAGTAGTTGATCCATTGGGAGTAGTGAATAGCACTTGTGCATTAGTTGCGGTCTCTTTCTGTATTATTTTCTATCTTTaatttttgtcatttgaaaatgttcgACGGTGTTAGCTTAACATCAAAATAAAGCCCTCAAGCTAATTACCATCATGCACTGTTTGGTTGTTGTGCAGTATAAATCAACCATCCGTCATGTGTGTTGCCGCATTTAATAGTGTGTTGTACGTATCGTGCCTAGTTGGAGAACCTTTCGGGAACTCAGAAATTTGATCTGCAATCTTCCCCTGTCTGTAGCTGCCTTTGACGATGCTGTGGAGGAGAGGGTCATCAATGAGGAGTACAAGATCTGGAAGAAGAACACTCCATTTCTCTATGACCTGGTCATGACTCATGCCCTGGAGTGGCCCAGTCTCACTGCCCAGTGGCTTCCAGATGTCACCAGGTACAGTGGGTGGACTGTGCACACAGCCTGCACTAAAACAAAGAATTGCATGGAAATGAGATGTGTTGTGTTCACAGACCAGAAGGAAAGGACTACAGTGTACACAGGCTGGTTCTGGGGACACACACCTCAGATGAGCAGAATCATCTTGTGATTGCTAGCGTTCAGCTCCCCAATGATGACGCCCAGTTCGATGCCTCCCACTATGACAGTGAGAAAGGAGGTAAGGGATAGTATAATCTTGATCAATATTTAGCGCAATGCACATATTTGACAATAAAGACAAATCAAGTCCCTTAAGATATTATTAGATGAGATCTGGTATTTCTTAGTCTCAGCCTGACTTCAATATTTTACCTGTTGATCtgaacatatatatattttttcttttaaattttaATCTTTGTTTCTGTCCGTGTGCCTTGTTATAGAGTTTGGTGGTTTTGGTTCTGTGAGTGGAAAGATTGAAATTGAGATCAAAATCAACCATGAAGGAGAAGTCAACCGAGCCCGGTACATGCCCCAGAACCCTTGCATTATCGCCACCAAGACCCCAACCAGTGATGTGCTGGTCTTTGATTATACTAAGCACCCATCCAAGCCAGGTGAGAATCAGGCCATATTTTGCTGTATTCAATTAACCCGTGTCATTTCCCTCCCCCGTCCTGCCTCAtcaatattgttgttttgtttgttgccTTCTAGACCCTTCTGGAGAATGTACTCCAGACCTTCGCTTGAGGGGTCACCAGAAAGAGGGCTATGGCCTCTCGTGGAATCCAAACCTAAGCGGCTGCCTCCTCAGTGCTTCGGATGACCatgtaatttattattattattatttttaattaaacaaGCAAAGTGATCATTTTATTGTGCCATTGTTTTACCGCTGTCTGCCTCGTTTTCAGACTATCTGCTTGTGGGACATCAGCACGGTGCCCAAAGAGGGAAAGATAGTGGATGCCAAGACCATCTTCACAGGTCACACTGCTGTTGTGGAGGATGTCTCCTGGCACTTGCTCCACGAGTCACTCTTTGGATCTGTGGCCGATGACCAGAAACTCATGATGTAAGCCATCTTGAACAGCGTGTAAATGTTAGACCGCAGCATTGTTTTCAAACCTACTGATTTATTCCTTTGAAAAGCTGGGACACACGATCCAACAACACTTCCAAGCCCAGTCATGCTGTGGATGCCCACACTGCTGAGGTCAACTGCTTGTCTTTCAATCCATACAGTGAATTCATACTGGCCACTGGCTCTGCAGACAAGGTGGGATTTCGCTCTTCACGCCGTTCTTGCTATTATCAGACTGACTTAATGTGAACGTGTCTTTAGACCGTGGCTCTGTGGGACCTGAGAAACCTAAAGCTGAAGCTGCACTCCTTTGAGTCTCACAAAGATGAGATATTCCAGGTAAGAGTGATTTTGATCTGACTGTGTGATTAATTGGTGGTTTTGTTTCAAAATCATTGTAAAGAATATTAGTCTGGTGGTTAGGCCCGTTGATTTCTGTGCCTGGCACAAAATATTTCTGAAATATGTTTAGCATTTTAATTGTGAGCCAGTCTTGGAGTGGAAATGTCACATCGGTCCCATTTTTTTGTAAAACAGGTGCAGTGGTCTCCTCATAACGAAACCATCCTGGCCTCAAGTGGCACAGACCGAAGGCTAAACGTGTGGGATCTCAGTAAGAtcggggaggagcagtctcctgAAGATGCAGAAGATGGACCTCCAGAGCTGCTGGTTAGTTGGAGTGTTTATCTTTAATTTTGGGCGTTTAGCTTGGATGTATAAGTTcctcacaaatatttttttgtttagttcatCCATGGTGGACACACAGCGAAGATATCAGACTTCTCGTGGAACCCCAACGAGCCGTGGGTCATCTGTTCTGTGTCAGAGGACAACATCATGCAAGTGTGGCAAATGGTAATTAATAAGTCTGGCCAACATTTTGATTAAATGTAGTATACCAatgacaagttttgaaaatatgctaatccttttttttttcttctacaggCTGAAAACATCTACAACGATGAAGACCCTGAAGGGGTAGCAGATTCTGAGGTTCAAGCATGAATTCATTCTCATCTTTTCTTCTGACCTGCTTATTCAAATGATCTTTCCATTCTTGGGTGCATAAGCACTTCTTTTAAATCTACATTTCGGGCACCGGTGTTTTGGGAGATAATCATAATATGCTCAGCTGTTGTGGTTTGTCTGAATTGCTTCCAATACTTTTAGATTTGTTAGTTCATCACGATCCAAGTTATTCAACCCCGATGTCATTCTGGTTTTGTTATGTGTTTTCCTCATTTCTGGAATTGCTTAGTTAAGTTCAACACATTTCTACTAAGATCCATTTTTATACAAATGTACATATGAAGGTTTCCACTTTTTGTGCTAAAGTAGTCAGGATTTTCCAGCTGTGTTGCATCTCAAATACATTTTCCCCTCTTTCTTCTCTGTTTTGTTGTGCTGCATCTGAACTCTTGTACTTATATTCATAATAAATATTTGGAGTAAATGGGTCTGCTTTGTGGATGTTCGTCACTGTATCATCCTTGTAATTGAGTTGCGAGCAGGGTGTGACCGCCACTCCCCCCAAGTCAGCTAAACTCACCCGTAACCCTAACGAGGTGCGTAGAATATGAATGGATGGCATGTAAAAAGAAATGAATCATAGTCCTTA
Coding sequences:
- the LOC125980907 gene encoding histone-binding protein RBBP4, translated to MADKDAAFDDAVEERVINEEYKIWKKNTPFLYDLVMTHALEWPSLTAQWLPDVTRPEGKDYSVHRLVLGTHTSDEQNHLVIASVQLPNDDAQFDASHYDSEKGEFGGFGSVSGKIEIEIKINHEGEVNRARYMPQNPCIIATKTPTSDVLVFDYTKHPSKPDPSGECTPDLRLRGHQKEGYGLSWNPNLSGCLLSASDDHTICLWDISTVPKEGKIVDAKTIFTGHTAVVEDVSWHLLHESLFGSVADDQKLMIWDTRSNNTSKPSHAVDAHTAEVNCLSFNPYSEFILATGSADKTVALWDLRNLKLKLHSFESHKDEIFQVQWSPHNETILASSGTDRRLNVWDLSKIGEEQSPEDAEDGPPELLFIHGGHTAKISDFSWNPNEPWVICSVSEDNIMQVWQMAENIYNDEDPEGVADSEVQA